Within Pseudomonas paeninsulae, the genomic segment CGACTTCAGGCGGTCGAAGAAATCCAGGACCACTTCGTTCATCGGCAGGTCATAGGTCACTTGTACCTGGGAACCGAGAAACAGCATGTCGTGCTGTATGCCACGCTTCTCGATGCACAGGGTGATGACGTTACCCAGATGTTCCTGCGGCACCAGGATATTGGCCCGCACGATCGGCTCACGCATGTCTTCGATAGTCGACGGATCGGGCAGCTTGGACGGGTTATCGATGTAAACCGTTTCACCCGTCTTGAGCAGCAACTCGAAAATAACCGTCGGGGCAGTGGTAATCAGATCCAGGTCGTACTCGCGCTCCAGGCGCTCCTGGATGATTTCCATATGCAACATACCGAGGAAACCGCAGCGGAAACCGAAGCCCAGGGCATCGGAGCTTTCCGGGGTGTACTGCAAGGACGAGTCGTTCAGCGTGAGTTTTTGCAGGGCTTCGCGAAAATCCTCGAAGTCATCGGAGCTAACCGGGAACAGGCCGGCATAGACCTGCGGTTGTATGCGCTTGAAGCCGGGCAACATGTCGACGTCGGGGGTAGAACTCAAAGTCAGGGTATCGCCCACGGGCGCACCGAAAATGTCCTTGATACCGGCAATGATGAAGCCCACTTCACCGGCCTTGAGGTCAGCCGTGGCGCTGTGCTTGGGGTTGAATACGCCAACGCTGTCGACCAGGTGAATCTTGCCGGTGGACTTCACCAGCACCTTGTCACCTTTCTTGATCCGCCCATGACGCACGCGCACCAGGGAAACCACCCCCAGGTAGTTGTCGAACCAGGAGTCGATGATCAACGCCTGCAAGGGCGCCTCGATATCACCGGTCGGCGCGGGAATGGTGTGCACCAGACGCTCGAGCACTTCGTCGACACCCAGGCCGGTCTTGGCACTGCAGGTCACGGCATCGGTGGCGTCGATGCCGATGATTTTCTCGATTTCTTCCTTGACCCGATCCGGGTCGGCCTGCGGCAGGTCGATCTTGTTCAACACCGGCATGACTTCGAGGCCTTGCTCGATGGCGGTGTAGCAGTTGGCGACCGATTGCGCCTCGACACCCTGACCGGCATCGACCACCAGCAGCGCGCCTTCACAGGCCGCCAGGGAACGACTGACCTCATAGGTAAAGTCGACGTGACCGGGCGTGTCGATGAAGTTCAACTGGTAGGTCTTGCCGTCGCG encodes:
- the lepA gene encoding translation elongation factor 4 gives rise to the protein MSDLSHIRNFSIIAHIDHGKSTLADRFIQMCGGLADREMEAQVLDSMDLERERGITIKAHSVTLYYKARDGKTYQLNFIDTPGHVDFTYEVSRSLAACEGALLVVDAGQGVEAQSVANCYTAIEQGLEVMPVLNKIDLPQADPDRVKEEIEKIIGIDATDAVTCSAKTGLGVDEVLERLVHTIPAPTGDIEAPLQALIIDSWFDNYLGVVSLVRVRHGRIKKGDKVLVKSTGKIHLVDSVGVFNPKHSATADLKAGEVGFIIAGIKDIFGAPVGDTLTLSSTPDVDMLPGFKRIQPQVYAGLFPVSSDDFEDFREALQKLTLNDSSLQYTPESSDALGFGFRCGFLGMLHMEIIQERLEREYDLDLITTAPTVIFELLLKTGETVYIDNPSKLPDPSTIEDMREPIVRANILVPQEHLGNVITLCIEKRGIQHDMLFLGSQVQVTYDLPMNEVVLDFFDRLKSTSRGYASLDYHFDRYQSANLVKLDVLINTEKVDALALIVHRDNAHYKGRALTEKMKELIPRQMFDVAIQAAIGGQIVARTTVKALRKNVLAKCYGGDVSRKRKLLEKQKAGKKRMKQVGNVEIPQEAFLAVLRLDS